One Pseudomonas entomophila genomic window carries:
- a CDS encoding LysE family translocator produces the protein MSLSLSMAAFALAASLSPGPVNIVALGSGARHGLRASLGHAAGATLGFCLLLVLSGLGVHELLVRWPLLGRLLHGGGVLFLLYLAWKLASDDGRLPGDRAQRPPTAWHGAAMQWLSPKAWLAAVAGVGAYTAGEQQLLWLFTWIYGPICFVSIASWAWAGSVIRQYLGEPQRLRLFNRALAALLVASAGYLLLG, from the coding sequence ATGAGCTTGTCATTGTCCATGGCCGCCTTCGCCCTGGCGGCCTCCCTCTCTCCCGGCCCGGTCAATATCGTCGCCCTTGGCAGCGGTGCCCGGCATGGCCTGCGCGCCAGCCTGGGGCACGCCGCCGGCGCCACCCTCGGTTTCTGCCTGCTGCTGGTGCTGAGCGGCCTTGGTGTGCACGAACTGCTGGTGCGCTGGCCGCTGCTGGGGCGGTTGCTGCACGGGGGTGGCGTGCTGTTCCTGCTGTACCTGGCGTGGAAACTGGCCAGCGATGACGGCCGCCTGCCGGGCGACCGCGCGCAGCGCCCACCCACGGCCTGGCACGGCGCGGCCATGCAGTGGCTGAGCCCGAAGGCGTGGCTGGCGGCGGTGGCTGGGGTCGGTGCCTATACCGCAGGTGAACAGCAGCTGCTGTGGTTGTTCACCTGGATCTACGGGCCGATCTGCTTCGTCTCGATAGCCAGTTGGGCTTGGGCTGGCAGTGTGATTCGCCAGTATCTGGGTGAGCCGCAGCGGCTGCGCCTGTTCAATCGGGCACTGGCGGCGCTGCTGGTGGCGAGTGCGGGGTACCTGCTGCTGGGATGA
- a CDS encoding ATP-binding protein → MSEPIARFDWGRTPLGPLTLWPPTLRIAVDMLQASPFPSAVVWGADLTVIHNDAYQALLGGEADAQGSSFDQLWDNAWPSVGVAAFKALEGQGSLVEDARLPLQRHGSLVHAWFTCCYSPIRDDQGTVAGFLHTLLETTASVENTREWRELAHAFEEQLAHYLADTEHTWQLSPDVMLMLDKDLRLSMANPAWSRLLGWENAGQVETSLPELFHPAERSEVQLALMALEQGLAASTFEARMRHREGHYCWFRWSATLGQALPILVGRDIACERQAVQRLAEAALRESQRMESVVSVAGGLAHEMNNVLSGVGSSLELLERRIAQGRLERLDSYVRMARECAQRAIGLTHNLLAFARSQPLSPVAVDVNRVLREAQPVLQQALGGQVNLDWQLDVAPWPVQIDPDQLRNALQHLCANARDACLGRGNVSIRTTNERLVVATEGVAGVPAGDYVLIQVEDDGHGMSQEDLEHAFEPFFTTKPLGQGAGLGLPMVHGFVRQSGGQVWIESTKDNGTRVVLMFPRFQGTLPEDLPLEIAQGQGERVLLVDDEVNLRTLMKEVLVERGFEVCDVTDANAALGQFRHAGPFDLVITDIGLPGGFSGSQVARALRLIKPEQKILFITGFTDHPVEQAMLDEPGTALLFKPFSLETLVGQVHRILQG, encoded by the coding sequence ATGAGCGAGCCGATTGCCCGTTTCGACTGGGGTCGCACACCGCTGGGCCCCTTGACACTCTGGCCACCGACCTTGCGAATCGCCGTCGACATGTTGCAGGCCTCGCCTTTTCCCAGCGCCGTGGTATGGGGGGCGGATCTCACGGTGATCCACAACGATGCTTACCAGGCATTGCTGGGAGGGGAAGCCGACGCCCAGGGTAGTAGCTTCGATCAGCTCTGGGACAACGCCTGGCCCAGTGTGGGCGTCGCCGCATTCAAGGCCCTGGAGGGGCAGGGCAGCCTGGTCGAGGATGCCCGTCTACCCTTGCAGCGCCATGGCAGCTTGGTACATGCCTGGTTTACCTGTTGTTATTCACCCATTCGAGATGACCAAGGAACGGTCGCCGGTTTTCTGCACACGCTGCTCGAAACCACGGCAAGCGTCGAGAACACTCGCGAATGGCGGGAATTGGCGCACGCCTTCGAGGAGCAGTTGGCGCACTACCTGGCTGACACTGAACATACCTGGCAGTTGTCGCCGGATGTGATGCTGATGCTCGACAAGGATCTGCGCCTGAGCATGGCCAACCCTGCCTGGTCACGTCTACTGGGTTGGGAAAATGCCGGGCAGGTCGAGACGTCCCTGCCAGAGCTGTTCCACCCTGCCGAGCGCAGTGAGGTGCAACTGGCCCTCATGGCGCTGGAACAGGGCCTTGCCGCTTCCACCTTCGAAGCGCGAATGCGTCACCGTGAAGGCCATTACTGCTGGTTCCGCTGGAGCGCGACACTGGGGCAGGCATTGCCGATCCTGGTGGGGCGGGACATCGCTTGCGAACGGCAGGCGGTCCAGCGCCTGGCCGAAGCGGCGCTGCGTGAAAGCCAGCGCATGGAGTCGGTGGTCAGTGTCGCCGGGGGCCTGGCGCACGAGATGAACAACGTGTTGTCCGGGGTCGGCAGCAGCCTGGAACTGCTGGAGCGACGGATCGCCCAAGGGCGGCTGGAACGGTTGGACAGCTATGTAAGGATGGCCCGTGAATGCGCCCAGCGTGCCATAGGCCTGACCCACAACCTGCTGGCCTTTGCCCGCAGTCAGCCACTTTCCCCCGTGGCGGTGGATGTCAATCGTGTGCTGCGCGAGGCGCAACCGGTCCTGCAGCAGGCCCTGGGTGGTCAGGTGAACCTTGACTGGCAGCTCGACGTGGCGCCCTGGCCGGTCCAGATAGACCCTGATCAGTTGCGCAATGCGCTACAGCATCTGTGTGCCAATGCGCGTGATGCTTGCCTGGGCCGTGGCAACGTATCGATTCGTACCACCAACGAAAGGCTGGTCGTCGCCACCGAAGGGGTGGCCGGGGTTCCTGCTGGCGACTATGTGCTGATCCAGGTCGAAGATGATGGCCACGGCATGTCGCAAGAGGACCTGGAGCACGCCTTCGAACCGTTCTTCACCACCAAGCCACTAGGCCAGGGGGCAGGGCTTGGCTTGCCCATGGTCCATGGCTTCGTACGCCAGTCGGGGGGGCAGGTCTGGATCGAGTCGACCAAGGACAACGGTACCCGGGTCGTGCTGATGTTTCCCAGGTTCCAGGGCACGCTGCCCGAGGACTTGCCGCTGGAAATTGCGCAAGGGCAAGGCGAGCGCGTGCTACTGGTCGATGACGAAGTCAACCTGCGCACGTTGATGAAGGAAGTGCTGGTGGAGCGCGGCTTCGAGGTGTGTGACGTGACTGACGCCAACGCCGCATTGGGGCAATTCCGTCATGCCGGGCCGTTCGACCTGGTGATCACCGATATCGGTTTGCCGGGAGGCTTCAGTGGCAGCCAGGTCGCCAGGGCGTTGCGTCTGATCAAGCCGGAGCAGAAGATCCTGTTCATCACCGGTTTCACTGATCACCCTGTCGAGCAGGCCATGCTCGACGAGCCCGGCACGGCTTTGCTGTTCAAGCCGTTTTCCCTGGAGACCCTGGTCGGGCAGGTTCACCGCATCCTGCAGGGGTGA
- a CDS encoding helix-turn-helix domain-containing protein encodes MLTPLPGIPLFQLYGESHTRPDTDLLHCESISARSRLHHWEIKPHRHAELLQLLYVQRGEAQVEIEGARSVIRQPAIQVVPPLTIHGFRFNEQIQGHVLTFGTTLVAELEQRLGTPLGVLAAPGCYPLGQAHRRLHTLIDALQQEYQGNAPARAAMLQALVTTLMVWISRQQHDQPPRNRGERDRQLLGLYQRQVEAHYREHLSVDTFAARLGITSTQLNQLCRELTGQSALQIIHQRLLLEARRNLVYTRMSIGQLSDNLGFSDPTYFARFFKRLSGQTPNGFRRSAPCA; translated from the coding sequence ATGCTGACACCCCTTCCTGGCATCCCGCTGTTCCAACTGTATGGCGAAAGCCATACGCGGCCCGACACCGACCTGCTGCACTGCGAGTCGATTTCCGCGCGCAGCCGTCTGCACCACTGGGAAATCAAGCCGCACCGCCACGCCGAGCTGCTGCAGCTGCTTTACGTGCAACGGGGCGAGGCGCAAGTGGAAATCGAGGGCGCGCGCAGTGTCATTCGCCAACCGGCCATCCAGGTGGTTCCCCCCCTGACCATCCATGGCTTTCGCTTCAACGAGCAAATCCAGGGCCATGTGCTGACCTTTGGCACAACGTTGGTGGCCGAGCTTGAACAGCGTCTCGGCACCCCTCTCGGCGTACTGGCCGCGCCGGGCTGTTATCCACTGGGCCAGGCGCATCGGCGCCTGCACACCCTGATCGACGCCCTGCAACAGGAATACCAGGGCAATGCCCCGGCACGGGCGGCGATGCTGCAGGCATTGGTCACCACGCTGATGGTGTGGATCAGCCGCCAACAACACGACCAGCCACCGCGCAATCGAGGCGAGCGCGACCGCCAATTGCTCGGTCTGTACCAGCGCCAGGTCGAAGCGCACTACCGCGAGCATCTGTCTGTCGATACCTTCGCCGCCCGCCTGGGCATCACCAGCACACAGCTCAACCAACTGTGCCGCGAATTGACGGGCCAGAGCGCGTTGCAGATCATCCACCAGCGCCTGCTGCTCGAAGCCCGGCGCAACCTAGTGTACACCCGCATGAGCATCGGGCAGCTGTCGGACAACCTGGGCTTCAGCGACCCGACCTACTTCGCCCGTTTCTTCAAGCGCCTGAGTGGGCAGACCCCCAACGGCTTCCGACGCTCGGCACCCTGCGCATGA
- a CDS encoding type 1 glutamine amidotransferase domain-containing protein codes for MNKKILIVLTNTAKYPNIKRATGLWLGEAVHFVDPVQQAGFTVDYVSPAGGYVPIDPHSLQMAPDLDWQWYDDKAFMKRLGATLSPGEVKAEQYSAIYYTGGHGVMWDFPDNQPLQDLARRIHERGGVVASVCHGAVGLLNVKLSDNTLLLKGRAVTGFSNIEEKLAELDKEVPFFTENELAARGGEYQKAEDPWAPFVVEDKGLITGQNPASTAGVAQATLKFLAKAKIG; via the coding sequence ATGAACAAGAAGATCCTGATCGTGCTGACCAATACCGCCAAGTACCCCAACATCAAACGCGCCACAGGCCTGTGGCTGGGTGAAGCCGTGCATTTCGTCGACCCCGTGCAGCAAGCTGGCTTCACGGTCGACTATGTCAGCCCCGCAGGCGGCTACGTACCGATCGATCCGCACAGCCTGCAAATGGCCCCAGATCTGGACTGGCAGTGGTACGACGACAAGGCCTTCATGAAGCGCCTGGGCGCCACCCTCAGCCCCGGAGAGGTCAAGGCCGAGCAGTACAGCGCCATCTACTACACCGGTGGTCATGGCGTGATGTGGGACTTCCCCGATAACCAGCCGCTGCAGGACCTGGCGCGGCGCATTCACGAACGTGGCGGGGTTGTGGCATCTGTCTGCCACGGTGCCGTGGGACTGCTGAATGTGAAACTCAGCGACAACACCCTGTTGCTCAAAGGTCGGGCGGTGACCGGTTTCTCCAATATCGAAGAGAAACTGGCAGAGCTGGACAAGGAGGTGCCTTTTTTTACCGAGAACGAACTAGCCGCACGGGGTGGTGAGTACCAGAAAGCGGAAGACCCGTGGGCACCCTTCGTGGTTGAAGACAAAGGCCTGATCACCGGGCAGAACCCGGCGTCCACTGCGGGCGTGGCCCAGGCGACGCTCAAGTTCCTGGCCAAAGCAAAGATTGGCTGA
- the hppD gene encoding 4-hydroxyphenylpyruvate dioxygenase → MADIFDNPMGLEGFEFIELASPTPGVLEPVFQMLGFTKVATHRSKDVHLYRQGGINLILNNEPGIASYFAAEHGPSVCGMAFRVRNAHEAYARALELGAQPVEIETGPMELRLPAIKGIGGAPLYLIDRYEEGSSIYDIDFKFIEGVDRNPVGAGLKIIDHLTHNVYRGRMAYWAGFYEKLFNFREIRYFDIKGEYTGLTSKAMTAPDGMIRIPLNEESSKGAGQIEEFLMQFNGEGIQHVAFLTDDLLKTWDALKGFGMRFMTPPPQTYYEMLEERLPGHGEPVDQLKSRGILLDGASEAGDKRLLLQIFSETLLGPVFFEFIQRKGDDGFGEGNFKALFESIERDQVRRGVLNVE, encoded by the coding sequence ATGGCAGATATTTTCGACAACCCGATGGGCCTGGAAGGCTTCGAATTCATCGAGCTCGCCTCGCCGACCCCAGGCGTGCTGGAACCTGTGTTCCAGATGCTCGGTTTCACCAAGGTGGCGACCCACCGCTCCAAGGATGTGCACCTGTATCGCCAGGGTGGCATCAACCTGATTCTCAACAACGAACCCGGCATCGCCTCGTACTTCGCCGCCGAGCACGGCCCGTCGGTGTGTGGCATGGCCTTCCGCGTGCGCAACGCCCACGAAGCCTACGCTCGCGCCCTTGAGCTGGGCGCCCAGCCGGTGGAAATCGAAACCGGCCCGATGGAGCTGCGCCTGCCGGCGATCAAAGGTATCGGTGGCGCGCCGCTGTACCTGATCGACCGCTATGAAGAAGGTAGCTCGATCTACGACATCGACTTCAAGTTCATCGAAGGCGTCGACCGCAACCCGGTCGGTGCCGGCCTGAAGATCATCGACCACCTCACCCACAACGTCTATCGCGGGCGGATGGCCTACTGGGCCGGCTTCTACGAGAAGCTGTTCAACTTCCGCGAGATCCGCTACTTCGACATCAAGGGCGAGTACACCGGCCTGACCTCCAAGGCCATGACCGCGCCAGATGGCATGATCCGCATTCCACTCAACGAAGAGTCGTCCAAGGGCGCGGGGCAGATCGAAGAGTTCCTGATGCAGTTCAATGGCGAAGGCATCCAGCACGTGGCCTTCCTCACCGACGACCTGCTCAAGACCTGGGACGCGCTCAAGGGCTTCGGCATGCGCTTCATGACCCCGCCGCCACAAACCTACTACGAGATGCTCGAGGAGCGCCTGCCGGGCCATGGCGAGCCGGTCGACCAGCTCAAGAGCCGCGGGATCCTGCTGGATGGCGCGTCCGAGGCGGGCGACAAGCGCCTGCTGCTGCAGATCTTCTCGGAAACCCTGCTGGGGCCGGTGTTCTTCGAGTTCATCCAGCGCAAAGGCGACGATGGCTTTGGCGAGGGCAACTTCAAGGCGTTGTTCGAATCGATCGAGCGTGACCAGGTGCGCCGTGGCGTGCTGAACGTCGAGTAA
- a CDS encoding tetratricopeptide repeat protein, with product MPRRQLILIALLLLILVPGVLAYWWHAPQPTPPSVPPHSYAKALRQAHDGQPGAARVLYQQLQRDDLAPIRRAALYAELPNYPSPQALKLARQDLEHRDPMVRRAAIASIRRLLPAAQRSLVLGPLLEDDEQSVRFAAVDALLGLDPDAIGLYFGPLQDALEQYEQTLEQQPDDAAAQVHLARLYMHEQAFEPATRALQRSLGLAPEGLDALATQVRLLERQGQHDASRQVLAKALALRPDSAFLQYELGLWLTRHEQQEYALLALARAVELEPDNSDYRYTLAVTLHQLEQVDAAQKQLEAVLNHEPANRRARILLIQYWKETGQLQNVQVLLAELERQNPDDPYLQQGL from the coding sequence ATGCCCAGACGCCAGCTCATCCTGATCGCCCTGCTGCTCCTGATCCTGGTGCCAGGCGTGCTCGCCTATTGGTGGCATGCACCGCAACCCACGCCGCCCAGCGTGCCCCCGCACAGCTACGCCAAGGCTCTGCGCCAGGCCCATGATGGCCAGCCAGGCGCCGCGCGCGTGCTGTACCAGCAGTTGCAACGTGACGACCTGGCGCCGATCCGCCGTGCGGCACTGTACGCCGAGCTGCCCAACTACCCCTCGCCCCAGGCCCTGAAGCTGGCCCGGCAGGATCTCGAACACCGCGACCCCATGGTCCGCCGTGCGGCCATCGCCAGCATCCGCCGATTGCTGCCGGCGGCCCAACGCAGCCTGGTGCTCGGGCCGCTGCTGGAGGATGACGAGCAAAGTGTGCGCTTCGCCGCGGTCGATGCCCTGCTCGGCCTCGACCCGGATGCCATCGGCCTGTATTTCGGCCCCCTGCAGGACGCGCTGGAACAGTACGAACAGACACTGGAGCAGCAGCCCGACGACGCTGCCGCTCAAGTTCACCTGGCCAGGCTGTACATGCATGAACAAGCTTTCGAACCCGCAACCCGAGCCCTGCAGCGCAGTCTCGGCCTGGCACCCGAGGGGTTGGATGCCCTGGCCACCCAGGTGCGCCTGCTGGAGCGTCAGGGGCAGCACGATGCCTCGCGCCAGGTCCTGGCCAAGGCCCTGGCGTTGCGCCCGGACTCGGCCTTCCTGCAGTACGAATTGGGGCTGTGGCTGACACGTCACGAACAACAGGAATATGCCCTGCTCGCGCTCGCCAGGGCCGTCGAGCTGGAGCCGGACAACAGCGACTACCGCTATACCCTCGCCGTCACCCTGCACCAGCTCGAGCAAGTGGACGCCGCACAGAAGCAGCTGGAGGCCGTTCTCAACCACGAACCCGCCAACCGTCGAGCACGGATCCTGCTGATCCAGTACTGGAAAGAAACTGGCCAGTTGCAGAACGTCCAGGTGCTGCTCGCCGAACTGGAGCGGCAGAACCCGGACGACCCTTACCTGCAGCAGGGGCTCTGA
- a CDS encoding TerC family protein: MEWLADPTAWLGLLTLIVLELVLGIDNLVFIAILADKLPPHQRDRARVIGLSLALIMRLGLLASISWMVTLTAPLIEIFGKTFSGRDLIMLFGGVFLLFKATMELHERLEGHVAQSGGVTRHAAFWPIVAQIVVLDAVFSLDAVITAVGMVEQLSVMMIAVIFSIGIMIVASKPLTRFVNAHPTVIMLCLGFLMMIGFSLTAEGLGFHIPKGYLYAAIGFSLLIELFNQLARARRKRSLQQHRPLRERTAHAVLRLMGGRRVEADELGEEIADLVEGGDEQVVFDRRERVMISGVLNLAERPIRTLMTVRAKVDMIDLSQSAEAITQVLVNSSYSRLPLIRDGRVEEPLGFVHKKELLRELLAGSQPDLESLARAPLNLLESFSILNALEQMRGQSTHIAFVVNEFGDFTGVLTMTDILESIAGELPDASEVEGPGVVEEEGGFVVSGALNLAQIQARTGFAARATEDYQTLAGLVMSLLDRLPVVGDRLAWNGWTLTVVAVEERRVRQVRLTPSADAGAAGA; the protein is encoded by the coding sequence ATGGAATGGCTAGCCGACCCCACGGCCTGGCTGGGCCTGTTGACGCTGATCGTCCTCGAGCTGGTGCTGGGTATCGACAACCTGGTGTTCATTGCCATCCTGGCTGACAAGCTGCCGCCGCATCAGCGCGACCGCGCGCGGGTGATCGGCCTGTCGCTGGCACTGATCATGCGCCTGGGCCTGCTGGCCAGCATCTCGTGGATGGTCACCCTGACCGCGCCATTGATCGAAATCTTCGGCAAGACCTTCTCCGGCCGTGACCTGATCATGCTGTTCGGTGGTGTGTTCCTGTTGTTCAAGGCCACCATGGAGCTGCACGAGCGCCTGGAAGGGCATGTCGCCCAGTCCGGTGGCGTGACGCGTCATGCCGCGTTCTGGCCGATCGTGGCGCAGATCGTGGTGCTCGACGCCGTCTTCTCGCTGGACGCGGTGATCACCGCGGTGGGCATGGTCGAGCAGCTGTCGGTGATGATGATCGCGGTGATCTTCTCCATCGGCATCATGATCGTCGCCAGCAAGCCGCTGACCCGCTTCGTCAACGCCCACCCGACAGTGATCATGCTGTGCCTGGGCTTCCTGATGATGATCGGCTTCAGCCTGACCGCCGAGGGCCTGGGCTTCCATATCCCGAAAGGCTACCTGTACGCGGCCATTGGTTTCTCGCTGCTGATCGAGTTGTTCAACCAGCTGGCCCGTGCCCGTCGCAAGCGCAGCCTGCAGCAACACCGGCCGCTGCGTGAGCGCACCGCCCATGCCGTGTTGCGCCTGATGGGCGGGCGGCGGGTGGAGGCCGACGAGCTGGGCGAGGAAATCGCCGATCTGGTTGAGGGCGGCGATGAGCAGGTGGTCTTCGACCGCCGCGAGCGGGTGATGATCAGCGGTGTGCTGAACCTGGCCGAGCGGCCGATCCGTACGCTGATGACCGTGCGCGCCAAGGTCGACATGATCGACCTGTCGCAGTCCGCCGAGGCCATTACTCAGGTGCTTGTCAACTCGTCGTACTCGCGCCTGCCGCTGATTCGCGACGGTCGGGTCGAAGAGCCGCTGGGCTTCGTGCACAAGAAGGAGCTGCTCAGGGAGCTGCTGGCCGGCAGCCAGCCGGACCTGGAAAGCCTGGCGCGGGCGCCGCTCAACCTGCTGGAGAGCTTCAGTATCCTCAACGCCCTGGAGCAGATGCGCGGGCAGTCCACGCACATCGCTTTCGTGGTCAACGAGTTCGGTGACTTCACCGGTGTGCTGACCATGACCGACATCCTCGAGTCGATTGCCGGCGAACTGCCGGACGCCAGCGAGGTCGAGGGGCCAGGGGTGGTCGAGGAGGAGGGCGGCTTCGTGGTCAGTGGCGCCCTCAACCTGGCCCAGATCCAGGCGCGTACCGGCTTCGCCGCCCGCGCCACCGAGGATTACCAGACCCTCGCGGGCCTGGTGATGAGCTTGCTGGATCGCTTGCCGGTGGTCGGCGATCGGCTGGCCTGGAACGGCTGGACCCTGACCGTGGTCGCGGTGGAGGAGCGGCGGGTGCGCCAGGTGCGCCTTACACCGAGCGCCGACGCTGGCGCAGCAGGTGCTTGA
- a CDS encoding nucleoside deaminase → MEQDTSAFMQAAIDEARKGLEEGGIPIGSVLVHGGKIIGRGHNRRVQNGSAILHGEMDALENAGRQPARVYQEATLYTTLSPCAMCSGAILLYGIKRVVIGENETFLGEEQLLKSRGVELDVRHDHTCRTLMQQFIEEKPQLWNEDIGR, encoded by the coding sequence ATGGAACAGGACACCTCCGCATTCATGCAGGCGGCCATCGACGAAGCGCGCAAGGGGCTGGAAGAAGGGGGGATCCCCATCGGCTCGGTGCTGGTGCACGGCGGCAAGATCATCGGCCGGGGGCATAACCGCCGGGTGCAGAACGGCAGTGCCATCCTCCACGGCGAGATGGACGCCCTGGAAAACGCCGGGCGCCAGCCGGCCAGGGTCTACCAGGAGGCGACCCTCTACACCACCTTGTCGCCCTGCGCCATGTGCAGTGGCGCGATCCTGCTCTACGGCATCAAGCGCGTGGTCATCGGCGAGAACGAAACATTTCTGGGCGAGGAGCAACTGCTCAAGAGCCGAGGCGTGGAGCTCGACGTTCGCCACGACCACACTTGCCGGACCTTGATGCAGCAGTTCATCGAGGAAAAGCCACAGCTGTGGAATGAAGATATTGGCCGCTGA
- a CDS encoding EAL domain-containing protein: protein MPLTPKRPARWSWRMLLPWCVGVLPLLCGLAVMRWQTERELQASSAATAREVVKHLETVLDSLSIAARHLLPKAGQPCQDVQLALRIEVTRNAFVRSTNLFERDTLYCSSLFGDFDEPVDASDYTGGQLWLMDGNSVTPGQPLLVYRINEGDRGAITTVDGNHLLTALRLIGEDEELQVQVGNHWLGRDGLVRNGTPPVAASAAVTFSSTRYPISVHGGYGPTKPGELMRSRYPALLSLLLVLGILAGATCRWQIRRASSPRAELHRALEAGEFLPYFQPVVRKGDYHWAGVEVLMRWQHPREGLVRPDLFIPYAEHSGQIVAMTRSLMLNTAQALAPHAELLEDGFHIGINITADHCRDLGLLDDCQTFLQHFPPGRVVLTLELTERKLIEPTPVTLELFEKLHAMGVMIALDDFGTGQSSLNYLRQFKVDYLKIDQSFVAMIGGDALSQHILDTIIELSAKLGLGIVAEGVETDVQREYLARHGVDFQQGYLFARPMPIAELLLALAARPGSPRLPQGAAPEIMHG from the coding sequence ATGCCCCTGACCCCCAAACGCCCTGCCCGCTGGAGCTGGCGTATGTTGCTCCCCTGGTGCGTGGGCGTGCTGCCGCTGCTGTGCGGGCTGGCGGTGATGCGCTGGCAGACCGAGCGCGAGCTGCAGGCCAGCAGCGCGGCAACCGCCCGCGAGGTGGTGAAACACCTCGAGACCGTGCTCGACAGCCTCTCCATCGCCGCCCGTCACCTGCTGCCAAAGGCCGGCCAACCCTGCCAGGACGTGCAACTGGCGTTACGCATCGAAGTGACGCGCAACGCTTTCGTGCGCTCCACCAACCTGTTCGAACGCGACACCTTGTATTGCTCCTCCTTGTTTGGCGATTTCGACGAGCCCGTGGACGCCAGTGACTACACCGGTGGGCAACTGTGGCTGATGGACGGCAACTCGGTCACACCTGGCCAGCCGCTGCTGGTCTACCGCATCAACGAGGGTGACCGCGGCGCCATCACCACGGTGGATGGCAATCACCTGCTCACCGCCTTGCGCCTGATCGGCGAGGACGAAGAACTGCAGGTGCAGGTGGGCAACCATTGGTTGGGCCGGGACGGCTTGGTGCGCAACGGCACCCCGCCCGTCGCCGCCAGTGCGGCGGTCACCTTCTCCTCGACCCGCTACCCGATCAGTGTGCACGGTGGCTATGGCCCGACCAAGCCGGGCGAATTGATGCGCTCGCGCTACCCGGCCCTGCTCAGCCTGTTGCTGGTGCTGGGGATTCTGGCCGGCGCCACCTGCCGCTGGCAGATCCGCCGCGCCTCCTCGCCCCGCGCCGAACTGCACCGGGCGCTGGAGGCCGGCGAGTTCCTGCCCTACTTCCAGCCGGTGGTGCGCAAGGGCGACTATCACTGGGCCGGCGTCGAAGTGCTGATGCGCTGGCAGCATCCGCGCGAAGGCCTGGTGCGCCCCGACCTGTTCATCCCCTACGCCGAGCACAGCGGGCAGATCGTCGCCATGACCCGCAGCCTGATGCTCAACACCGCGCAGGCGCTGGCCCCACACGCCGAGCTGCTGGAGGACGGGTTCCACATCGGCATCAACATCACCGCCGACCATTGCCGCGACCTGGGCCTGCTCGACGACTGCCAGACCTTCCTCCAGCATTTCCCGCCCGGGCGCGTGGTGCTGACCCTGGAACTGACCGAGCGCAAGCTGATCGAGCCGACACCGGTCACCCTGGAACTGTTCGAAAAGCTTCACGCGATGGGGGTGATGATTGCCCTGGACGACTTCGGCACCGGCCAGTCCAGCCTCAACTACCTGCGCCAGTTCAAGGTCGACTACCTGAAGATCGACCAGAGCTTCGTCGCCATGATCGGTGGCGATGCGCTTTCCCAGCATATCCTCGACACCATCATCGAACTGTCCGCCAAGCTGGGGCTGGGCATCGTCGCCGAAGGGGTCGAGACCGACGTCCAGCGCGAATACCTGGCCCGCCACGGCGTGGACTTCCAGCAGGGCTACCTGTTCGCCCGGCCAATGCCGATCGCCGAGCTGCTCCTGGCCCTGGCCGCGCGCCCCGGCAGCCCACGGTTGCCGCAAGGCGCAGCCCCTGAGATCATGCACGGCTGA
- the rarD gene encoding EamA family transporter RarD yields the protein MSKGIVSSVMASCLFAVMYFYTSFLKPLDGEEIFGWRTLLTLPCLTLFMLISKDWKRVGELLGRVRRTPLLLLGMVGTSWLMGVQLWLFLWAPLHGRSLEVSMGYFLLPLAMVLTGRLVYGERLSRLQKVAVSCAALGVGHELYQHGSFAWETLLVMIGYPIYFVLRRRCRTDHLGGLWCDMCLLLPWALYFVIQGPLSAADLAEHPGLYGLIPLLGAISACALIAYVLASRLLPFSLFGLLSYVEPVLLVGVALLLGETIGPDQWLTYLPIWAAVLVLVLEGFKHLLRQRRRSV from the coding sequence GTGTCAAAAGGCATTGTTTCGTCGGTCATGGCGTCCTGTCTGTTCGCCGTGATGTACTTCTATACCTCCTTCCTCAAGCCGCTGGATGGCGAGGAAATCTTCGGCTGGCGAACCCTGCTGACCCTGCCCTGCCTCACCCTGTTCATGCTCATCTCCAAAGACTGGAAGCGCGTCGGCGAGCTGCTGGGGCGTGTCCGACGCACGCCGCTCCTGCTGCTGGGCATGGTCGGCACCTCCTGGCTGATGGGCGTGCAGTTGTGGCTGTTCCTCTGGGCGCCGTTGCACGGGCGCAGCCTGGAAGTCTCGATGGGCTATTTCCTGCTGCCGCTGGCCATGGTCCTGACCGGGCGGCTGGTGTATGGCGAGCGCCTGTCACGCCTGCAGAAGGTGGCGGTGAGCTGCGCGGCCCTGGGCGTGGGCCACGAGCTGTACCAGCACGGCAGCTTCGCCTGGGAGACGCTGCTGGTGATGATCGGCTACCCGATCTATTTCGTCCTGCGCCGCCGCTGCCGCACCGACCACCTGGGTGGCCTGTGGTGCGACATGTGCCTGCTGCTGCCCTGGGCCCTGTACTTCGTGATCCAGGGCCCGCTGTCGGCGGCCGACCTTGCCGAACACCCCGGCCTGTACGGGCTGATCCCGCTGCTCGGGGCGATCAGTGCCTGCGCCCTGATCGCCTACGTGCTGGCCAGCCGCCTGTTGCCGTTCAGCCTGTTCGGCCTGCTCAGCTACGTCGAGCCGGTGCTGCTGGTGGGCGTCGCCCTGCTGCTGGGCGAGACCATCGGCCCGGACCAGTGGCTCACCTACCTGCCGATCTGGGCCGCCGTGCTGGTGCTGGTGCTCGAAGGTTTCAAGCACCTGCTGCGCCAGCGTCGGCGCTCGGTGTAA